The following are encoded in a window of Roseivirga misakiensis genomic DNA:
- a CDS encoding serine hydrolase domain-containing protein — protein sequence MTKKKPRKIFGIVLIIVSIGSLYFVPWLLVKAWILPLPSSIQDQLEQAIDHGFDGVVVYVDQGGKAPQYFAAGWHDRELKIPAKPQALFKIASISKLYDAVAVTKLVSAGRLSLDETLGNYLPQLVGRIQNAERITIRQMIQHRSGIPNFTDAPNFWANPTRSYEESLALIDGLSANFEPGEGYEYCNTNYLLINKIMDNELGYSNFKFIQEEILTPLNLTNTYQSLKEVELDEVMSGYHVGYSSDLKEDEHGMLATAQDVGTFLRALNDGSVFAESEKEIYSSIYNYEHSGWVPGYQSFAKYNEELDAVFVEFYNTTDPKLYNWNLSEIINARIVRIFKRQKGS from the coding sequence ATGACTAAGAAAAAGCCGAGAAAAATCTTTGGGATTGTACTAATTATAGTCTCAATAGGCTCGCTCTATTTTGTGCCTTGGCTTTTAGTGAAAGCTTGGATTCTTCCGCTACCAAGTAGTATACAAGACCAACTTGAGCAAGCAATTGACCATGGCTTTGATGGTGTAGTAGTCTATGTGGATCAAGGAGGTAAAGCTCCACAATACTTTGCCGCAGGTTGGCACGATCGAGAATTGAAAATACCTGCTAAGCCGCAAGCCTTGTTTAAAATTGCAAGCATCAGTAAGCTCTATGACGCGGTAGCTGTCACGAAATTAGTAAGCGCAGGGCGACTTAGTTTAGACGAGACCCTTGGAAATTACTTACCGCAATTAGTAGGGCGGATTCAAAATGCTGAACGAATCACCATTCGACAGATGATTCAACACAGAAGTGGAATACCGAATTTCACGGACGCACCCAACTTTTGGGCTAACCCTACCCGATCGTATGAAGAAAGTCTCGCTTTGATAGATGGTCTATCGGCTAATTTTGAACCAGGGGAAGGTTACGAATACTGCAACACTAACTATCTACTGATCAACAAGATTATGGATAATGAATTGGGATACAGCAACTTTAAATTTATACAAGAAGAAATCTTGACTCCTTTAAATCTTACTAACACTTATCAATCGCTAAAAGAGGTGGAATTAGATGAAGTAATGAGTGGTTACCACGTTGGATACTCATCTGATTTAAAAGAAGATGAGCATGGTATGTTGGCAACTGCACAAGATGTTGGGACATTCCTAAGAGCGCTCAACGACGGGTCGGTATTCGCGGAAAGTGAAAAGGAAATTTACAGTTCAATATACAATTATGAGCACTCAGGATGGGTACCAGGTTATCAAAGCTTCGCAAAGTATAATGAAGAACTAGACGCCGTTTTTGTTGAGTTCTACAACACAACAGATCCAAAACTCTACAATTGGAATCTATCTGAAATTATCAATGCCCGGATCGTCAGAATTTTTAAAAGGCAAAAAGGTTCATAG
- a CDS encoding EthD family reductase, translated as MKTKITLAIVSLTALLISVVPLTEQKPEEGMIKVTLLYENGDGKTFDMAYYEDKHMPLVAELMGDNLKYYKIDKGIGGRTPDAPIPFLAIGYLYFDKLADYQEAIGPNAEKIIGDIPNFTNIQPTLQISQVVE; from the coding sequence ATGAAAACCAAAATCACGCTTGCCATTGTTAGCCTTACGGCGTTGTTAATAAGTGTTGTGCCACTTACCGAACAAAAGCCTGAAGAAGGAATGATTAAAGTCACACTACTCTACGAAAATGGAGATGGTAAAACATTCGACATGGCTTACTACGAAGATAAGCATATGCCTTTAGTGGCAGAATTAATGGGCGATAACCTAAAGTATTATAAGATCGATAAAGGCATTGGAGGAAGAACACCTGATGCACCTATTCCATTCTTAGCCATCGGCTATTTGTACTTCGATAAATTGGCGGATTATCAAGAGGCGATTGGTCCTAATGCAGAGAAAATCATAGGGGATATTCCAAACTTCACTAATATCCAACCCACGCTTCAAATCAGTCAAGTAGTCGAATAA
- a CDS encoding SRPBCC domain-containing protein, translated as MSEANDRTLSLERTFDAPIQLVWEAWTKPEHIAQWWGPKGMETRIIAHKFAIGGAWKYAMTMPDGSEFIADGVYKDIVELKHIISSANFRPMTEGVEIQAYFEAAGDKTNFRFSVVHPTAEYCQQQEQMGFMNGWGSVFDRLSEFVGK; from the coding sequence ATGAGTGAAGCTAATGACAGGACTTTAAGCCTTGAGAGAACCTTTGATGCGCCTATTCAACTTGTATGGGAAGCTTGGACTAAACCAGAACATATCGCCCAGTGGTGGGGTCCAAAAGGAATGGAAACAAGAATAATAGCCCATAAATTTGCTATTGGTGGCGCATGGAAGTATGCCATGACTATGCCCGATGGCAGTGAATTTATCGCGGATGGTGTTTACAAAGACATTGTTGAATTGAAGCATATCATTTCTTCAGCTAATTTTAGGCCTATGACGGAGGGTGTAGAAATTCAAGCGTATTTTGAAGCGGCTGGGGACAAAACTAATTTTCGATTCAGCGTTGTACACCCTACGGCGGAATATTGCCAGCAACAAGAGCAAATGGGCTTCATGAATGGTTGGGGCTCAGTTTTCGATCGATTATCGGAGTTCGTTGGCAAATAA
- a CDS encoding DUF2007 domain-containing protein: MSELKLIYEGTDIESQILKSQLAEAGINSLLRSEANDGRIAGFGTFGSSRLFISEIDTKNAMEIVALFKTRNQG; this comes from the coding sequence ATGAGTGAGCTTAAACTTATCTACGAAGGTACCGATATTGAATCTCAGATTCTTAAATCTCAATTAGCAGAAGCAGGAATAAATTCACTTTTAAGAAGTGAAGCCAATGATGGACGAATTGCGGGTTTTGGCACCTTTGGCTCCTCAAGATTATTCATCAGTGAAATTGATACAAAAAATGCCATGGAAATTGTAGCGCTTTTCAAAACCCGAAACCAAGGTTAA
- a CDS encoding nuclear transport factor 2 family protein: MKKFLCLAICLIFIQNLSAQDENAAIRKTLNNYIIGSTQGQPKRLSTAFHPDLNLYYISKGELKTWSGKAYIKDTKEGQPTGESGKILSIDYENDVAVAKVEISHPKSTVPYIDYFMLLKAKGKWTIIHKAFTKKTSGD, translated from the coding sequence ATGAAAAAGTTCTTATGTCTAGCCATCTGTTTAATCTTTATACAAAACCTAAGTGCACAGGATGAAAACGCTGCTATTCGCAAAACACTCAATAATTATATCATTGGATCTACACAAGGTCAGCCAAAACGTTTGTCAACTGCCTTCCACCCCGACTTGAACCTATATTACATTAGTAAAGGAGAGCTAAAAACTTGGTCTGGCAAAGCATATATAAAGGACACCAAGGAAGGCCAACCGACCGGTGAAAGTGGTAAAATATTATCTATCGACTACGAAAATGATGTTGCAGTCGCAAAGGTTGAAATTTCACATCCCAAAAGCACAGTCCCATATATCGATTATTTTATGCTATTGAAAGCCAAAGGGAAATGGACCATTATTCACAAAGCATTCACTAAGAAAACATCAGGCGATTAG
- a CDS encoding Dabb family protein: MKLVPKVLLVTTFFCTILITGCLANYENDSKTTESVAPELRHIVLFKFNEDADPAAVKKAEDAFLALPGKIPEIKAFEWGLNNSPERLDKGFTHSYFLTFASEEDRAVYLPHPDHKAFGALLDGILADVLVFDYWANR, from the coding sequence ATGAAATTAGTCCCTAAAGTATTACTCGTTACCACATTCTTTTGCACCATATTGATAACAGGCTGTTTAGCCAATTACGAAAATGATTCGAAAACGACGGAATCAGTAGCGCCAGAATTAAGGCATATCGTTCTGTTTAAGTTTAACGAAGACGCCGACCCTGCTGCTGTAAAGAAGGCAGAAGACGCTTTTTTAGCTTTACCGGGCAAGATACCTGAAATAAAGGCATTTGAATGGGGCCTAAATAATAGCCCTGAGAGATTAGATAAAGGCTTCACACATAGTTACTTTCTTACTTTTGCGAGCGAAGAGGATAGGGCAGTTTACTTACCACACCCCGATCATAAGGCCTTCGGTGCGTTATTAGATGGGATTTTGGCTGACGTTTTGGTATTTGATTATTGGGCCAATCGATAG
- a CDS encoding AraC family transcriptional regulator has translation MSLEDQMLFFFSAIGAFNGLFLSLYFGVFTKQKSRSSYFLAGLLFVLSVRVAKSVFMTFVPGISSDFIQVGLSACLLIGPFLYYYVLSALGKEKSNSKWIWHTLPIVVAMIVVGYYFPYREHRYLWQRKIDGYLAWFLFTQWLAYIIISARVARDAFKRVFSKANSDNIDFWLVNLIICMAIIWLAYFTNGYTSYIVGALSFSFTLYLSILIWVFKKRDKVLFFEAPKKYANKKIDAAQSKDLMPSIVSEFKEQKAHHNPSLKLSDLANKLAVPPHYLSQYLNDNLNKNFSTLVNEYRIEDATQMIGEYTHLTLEAIGYECGFKSNSAFYNAFKKFKGITPAQYKKSIS, from the coding sequence ATGAGTTTAGAAGATCAAATGCTCTTCTTTTTTAGTGCGATCGGTGCATTTAATGGGCTTTTTTTGAGCCTATATTTCGGGGTATTTACAAAACAAAAAAGCAGGTCTTCTTATTTTCTAGCAGGACTATTATTTGTTCTAAGTGTGCGGGTGGCAAAATCCGTTTTCATGACCTTCGTGCCAGGAATTTCTAGCGATTTCATCCAAGTTGGTTTATCCGCATGCTTATTAATTGGTCCATTTCTATACTATTATGTACTAAGTGCCCTCGGTAAAGAAAAATCTAATAGTAAATGGATTTGGCATACGTTACCAATCGTGGTCGCTATGATCGTCGTCGGTTACTATTTTCCTTATCGTGAACACAGATACCTATGGCAAAGAAAAATTGATGGTTATCTAGCATGGTTTCTTTTCACTCAGTGGCTTGCTTACATTATTATATCTGCTCGCGTTGCCCGTGACGCCTTTAAAAGGGTCTTTTCAAAAGCGAATTCAGATAATATAGACTTCTGGTTGGTCAACTTAATTATCTGTATGGCCATAATCTGGCTTGCCTATTTTACCAATGGTTATACATCATATATTGTCGGGGCTCTGTCCTTTTCATTCACACTCTATTTATCCATTTTAATTTGGGTATTTAAAAAAAGAGATAAGGTCTTATTCTTTGAAGCACCGAAAAAATACGCCAATAAGAAAATTGATGCTGCACAGTCAAAAGATCTTATGCCAAGCATTGTTTCTGAATTTAAGGAGCAAAAAGCACATCACAATCCCTCACTAAAGCTCTCTGACCTGGCCAATAAACTTGCGGTACCGCCTCACTACTTATCCCAATATCTAAATGATAATTTGAATAAGAATTTTTCAACCTTGGTCAACGAATATCGAATTGAAGATGCAACTCAGATGATTGGAGAATATACTCACCTAACGCTTGAAGCCATTGGTTATGAGTGTGGTTTCAAGTCAAACTCAGCTTTTTACAATGCTTTTAAGAAGTTTAAAGGGATTACTCCAGCGCAGTACAAGAAATCTATTTCTTGA
- a CDS encoding ankyrin repeat domain-containing protein, protein MIKKTTLLSLLTFLCLNTKGQNIYNIVCSGNLTQIDSVLKHEKLTSTDEQGRSLLHWAVGCNQIPAFDELVKRGLKLNQEDKNGHTALYVAVQFKRDTLLNKIIQMQKNNTWKVKQGALLLERAILDNNLPYVQKLVNSGIDIEIVNKRGSSPLEIANRVEADEIAKWLVSQGADESRVRSFTVRGSYLGQTPPRLERKVFAPNFISTEEYEFGSVFNAAGTEFYYAVEKGGKPFIRYTKLENGAWSQPVTILSSDKYGYNDPFLSPDENRLYFISKRSLDGNSAKDDHDIWYVKREGDAWSEPINAGPNINSEFNEYYISFTQTGTMYFASNVNASANRKQSNQDIYYSKFIDGKFQKPVVLGSAINTENYEADVFIAPDESYLIFCSTRPEGLGRGDLYISFKNDNGGWSEAVNMGELVNTEHHELCPYVTPDGKYMLYTSNEDIYWISTEVFEQLKK, encoded by the coding sequence ATGATCAAAAAAACAACCCTCCTAAGTCTGCTCACATTCCTTTGTTTGAATACCAAAGGACAGAACATATACAATATAGTTTGCAGTGGTAATCTCACTCAAATTGACAGTGTACTTAAACATGAAAAATTAACTTCTACTGATGAACAAGGACGGTCTTTGCTTCACTGGGCTGTGGGTTGTAATCAAATACCTGCTTTTGATGAATTGGTCAAACGCGGCTTAAAGCTTAATCAAGAGGATAAAAACGGACATACAGCACTTTATGTAGCCGTCCAATTCAAGCGAGACACCCTTTTGAATAAGATCATTCAAATGCAAAAAAACAATACGTGGAAGGTAAAGCAGGGTGCACTGCTGCTAGAACGAGCCATATTAGACAACAACCTCCCCTATGTTCAAAAGCTTGTAAATAGTGGGATTGATATAGAAATCGTTAATAAGCGAGGTAGCAGCCCACTCGAAATAGCCAATAGAGTCGAAGCCGATGAAATAGCAAAGTGGCTTGTGTCTCAAGGGGCAGACGAGTCTCGAGTAAGAAGTTTTACTGTTCGCGGCAGTTATCTCGGACAAACTCCACCGCGTCTTGAGAGAAAAGTATTTGCCCCCAATTTTATTTCTACCGAAGAATATGAATTTGGCTCTGTGTTCAATGCGGCAGGAACCGAATTCTATTATGCCGTAGAAAAAGGTGGTAAGCCATTTATACGTTATACCAAACTCGAAAATGGTGCTTGGAGTCAACCAGTTACTATTCTGTCAAGTGATAAATATGGATATAATGATCCATTCCTCTCTCCTGACGAAAACAGGCTTTACTTTATCTCTAAAAGATCTTTAGACGGAAATTCTGCCAAAGACGATCATGATATTTGGTATGTAAAAAGAGAAGGTGACGCTTGGTCTGAGCCCATAAACGCTGGACCCAATATAAATTCGGAATTCAACGAATACTATATTTCGTTCACCCAAACTGGTACTATGTATTTTGCATCAAACGTAAATGCATCGGCCAATCGTAAACAATCGAATCAAGACATTTATTACTCAAAATTCATCGACGGAAAGTTTCAGAAACCGGTAGTACTAGGGTCAGCCATAAACACTGAAAATTATGAAGCCGACGTATTTATAGCACCTGATGAATCTTACCTTATTTTTTGCTCAACTCGCCCAGAAGGCCTAGGTCGTGGAGACCTTTACATCAGTTTTAAAAATGACAATGGTGGCTGGTCTGAGGCAGTCAATATGGGTGAATTGGTCAATACAGAGCATCATGAATTATGCCCTTACGTAACGCCGGACGGAAAATACATGCTGTATACAAGTAACGAGGACATCTATTGGATCAGTACTGAAGTGTTTGAACAACTAAAAAAGTAA
- a CDS encoding alpha/beta hydrolase, translated as MKRTLSTVILFIIPLTFFGQVQKEKEEKTEVYEVFKIKSEYFKGEERTFKVALPHDYSADKKYPVIYTLDGSSMFEMVASYTKYLGNQTVVDGEDYATNVIPPSIVVGIFHNNRGIETEPNFTGLAMKEGPENLKSHIVNEIVPYINKNYAVSGYNSIIGHSNTAYFTTRLLFEPEIPFKGIIALSLVKGDETFNEKLVQTLQTNFDKVFFVGAGDKDNEFNELAQRIKSDVSSSNVAVKNYISNHTDLPAAALSDGIQHLFYKYRNFGRFPELSLEKDFDVSNYIGIYKQTIKADYGIETTMLPDDFGYFVVETVNSGNVTGFEKLLAYEKEVNNYEYPNIMKFHYRRDLKDLKEAKNLAYKILSNENGNDYRFLAGQIDVFTDFFINDLGSPNEAISFLEKAKKRFPDYTLNFNYFIAKTSIEEDVQKKKGKASLEYCRKNFKANRYFELADLGRLEMK; from the coding sequence ATGAAAAGAACATTATCGACAGTCATTCTCTTTATTATTCCGCTCACATTCTTCGGACAGGTTCAGAAGGAAAAAGAGGAAAAGACCGAAGTCTATGAGGTTTTCAAAATAAAGTCCGAGTATTTCAAAGGGGAGGAAAGAACATTCAAGGTGGCACTGCCTCATGATTATTCAGCTGACAAAAAATATCCAGTGATTTACACACTAGATGGTTCCTCAATGTTTGAAATGGTTGCTAGCTACACGAAATATTTAGGAAATCAGACGGTCGTAGATGGAGAAGACTACGCAACTAATGTGATCCCGCCATCAATCGTAGTTGGTATTTTCCATAACAATAGAGGAATTGAAACAGAGCCTAATTTCACTGGCCTGGCCATGAAAGAGGGGCCTGAGAATTTAAAAAGTCATATAGTGAATGAAATAGTGCCCTATATCAATAAAAACTATGCGGTATCAGGCTATAACAGCATAATCGGTCACTCAAACACAGCTTACTTCACCACAAGACTTTTATTTGAACCAGAAATACCATTCAAAGGAATAATAGCCTTATCCCTCGTGAAAGGAGATGAAACTTTCAATGAAAAGTTAGTTCAAACACTCCAGACAAATTTCGATAAAGTATTTTTTGTAGGAGCTGGCGATAAAGACAATGAATTCAACGAGTTGGCGCAGCGAATTAAAAGTGATGTCTCATCGTCCAATGTAGCGGTAAAAAATTATATCTCTAACCACACCGATCTACCTGCAGCAGCGTTGAGTGACGGCATACAACATCTATTTTACAAATACAGAAACTTTGGCAGGTTCCCAGAATTATCTCTTGAAAAAGACTTTGATGTCTCAAATTACATCGGTATTTATAAACAAACCATAAAGGCCGACTATGGCATTGAAACGACAATGTTACCGGACGATTTTGGCTACTTCGTTGTCGAAACCGTCAATAGTGGAAATGTAACGGGGTTCGAAAAATTGTTGGCTTACGAAAAGGAAGTCAACAACTATGAATATCCCAATATCATGAAGTTCCACTACAGACGTGACCTAAAAGACCTTAAAGAGGCCAAGAATCTCGCTTATAAGATATTATCAAATGAAAATGGAAATGATTATAGGTTCTTGGCAGGTCAAATTGATGTTTTCACCGACTTTTTTATCAATGACCTTGGCTCACCAAATGAGGCCATCTCTTTCTTAGAAAAAGCAAAAAAACGTTTTCCCGACTACACGCTAAATTTCAATTACTTCATTGCCAAAACTTCTATTGAAGAAGACGTACAAAAGAAAAAAGGAAAGGCCAGTCTTGAGTATTGTAGGAAGAACTTTAAGGCCAATAGGTACTTCGAACTAGCTGATTTAGGACGTCTTGAAATGAAGTAA
- a CDS encoding ArsR/SmtB family transcription factor — protein MRRDVFQAIADPVRRDIIELLSKESLTINEVADKFEISRPAISKHLKILNECDIIAIDKKGRERYCKIQPQQLIPAFLWMEQYKVLWEGKLDSFERYLMELKSKKEDNE, from the coding sequence ATGAGACGTGATGTTTTTCAAGCTATCGCTGACCCTGTACGACGGGACATTATCGAACTGCTTTCAAAAGAGTCGCTCACCATCAATGAGGTGGCCGACAAATTTGAAATTAGTCGACCAGCCATATCTAAACATTTAAAGATTCTTAACGAGTGTGACATCATTGCTATTGACAAAAAAGGACGAGAGCGTTACTGTAAAATTCAGCCTCAACAACTGATCCCCGCCTTTTTGTGGATGGAGCAATATAAGGTGCTTTGGGAAGGTAAACTTGACTCTTTTGAGCGCTATTTAATGGAATTAAAATCTAAAAAAGAAGATAATGAGTGA
- a CDS encoding substrate-binding domain-containing protein, producing the protein MSETLIRIGGVPEHFNLPIHLANEKGLFKKHGINIEWTDFYGGTGQMTKALREDQIDVCLLLTEGIIADIIKGNPSKIISEYVITPLTWGIHTGLENPLQHKDFTFDKKHAISRFGSGSHLISIVNANSKGYTIRPDQFTVINNLDGALTSLNTLETDVFYWEKYTTKPYVDAGKIRRIGEYLTPWPCFVIAATEKVLDNSSEAIDKMLDIIQESCQQFMHDNDMIPLVSERYDQKLKDIERWYHSTEWAADSWVSDKMIKSVVFHLKAAEIIQKHQHIPELIWKR; encoded by the coding sequence ATGAGCGAAACACTTATACGCATAGGCGGTGTGCCTGAACACTTTAACCTGCCCATTCATCTCGCAAATGAAAAAGGACTTTTTAAAAAGCATGGCATAAACATAGAATGGACTGATTTTTACGGTGGAACTGGTCAAATGACCAAAGCACTTCGGGAAGATCAGATAGACGTTTGCCTATTGCTCACCGAAGGCATTATAGCAGACATAATTAAAGGAAACCCGAGTAAAATTATTAGCGAATATGTGATCACTCCACTAACATGGGGCATCCATACTGGGTTAGAGAACCCACTACAACACAAAGACTTTACTTTTGATAAGAAACATGCCATCAGTCGCTTTGGGTCAGGTTCTCACCTTATTTCAATTGTAAACGCTAACAGTAAAGGTTACACTATTCGACCCGATCAATTCACTGTAATCAATAACCTTGATGGCGCACTTACATCTTTGAATACACTTGAAACCGACGTCTTTTACTGGGAAAAATACACCACTAAACCTTACGTGGATGCGGGTAAAATCCGAAGAATTGGAGAATACTTGACACCATGGCCATGTTTTGTTATCGCTGCCACAGAAAAGGTTTTAGACAATAGCTCAGAAGCAATAGACAAAATGTTGGATATTATTCAAGAAAGTTGCCAGCAGTTTATGCATGACAACGATATGATTCCACTCGTCAGCGAAAGGTATGATCAAAAATTAAAGGATATCGAAAGGTGGTACCACAGTACTGAATGGGCAGCTGATAGCTGGGTAAGCGATAAAATGATCAAGAGTGTTGTATTTCACTTAAAAGCAGCGGAAATCATCCAAAAACATCAACATATACCAGAACTTATCTGGAAACGATAA
- a CDS encoding response regulator transcription factor: protein MADINDFFSSNNTVWNVTESDAEQINNYLAVVDAFSRATNKSIYIIDYEKKGFEYVSSNPLFLNGHSREEVLEMGYEFYFKYVPKEDLDLLLKINAVGFEFYETIELDQRKDGSISYDFHIKAADGNLVLINQQLTPLFLTERGKIWKAICIVSLSENKNAGNIIIHRNGLNQSYEYDLKAETWRKLEQIVLTDREKEIMQYSIRGHSISEIADKIFVSPDTVKFHRKKIFEKLNVANISEAVTYATRNNLL from the coding sequence ATGGCAGACATTAACGACTTCTTCTCTTCTAATAATACTGTTTGGAACGTTACAGAATCAGATGCTGAACAGATAAACAATTATCTAGCTGTCGTCGATGCCTTTTCTCGAGCTACCAATAAGAGTATTTACATCATTGATTACGAGAAGAAGGGTTTTGAATATGTCTCCAGTAACCCCTTATTTTTGAACGGACATTCTAGGGAAGAAGTACTTGAAATGGGCTATGAGTTTTATTTCAAATATGTGCCAAAAGAAGACCTTGATTTACTGCTGAAGATAAATGCGGTGGGGTTTGAGTTTTATGAAACTATAGAATTGGACCAGCGCAAAGATGGTAGTATTTCTTACGATTTTCACATCAAGGCTGCCGACGGAAATTTGGTGCTTATTAATCAACAATTAACACCACTCTTTTTGACAGAACGAGGCAAGATATGGAAGGCCATATGCATTGTATCACTCTCTGAGAATAAAAATGCGGGAAATATCATTATCCACCGAAATGGACTGAATCAGTCTTATGAATACGATCTGAAAGCCGAGACTTGGCGTAAATTAGAACAAATTGTACTCACAGATCGGGAAAAAGAAATCATGCAATATTCCATTCGAGGTCACTCAATAAGTGAGATTGCAGATAAGATTTTCGTATCGCCAGATACAGTTAAATTCCACAGAAAAAAGATATTTGAAAAGTTGAATGTGGCAAATATCAGTGAAGCAGTCACTTACGCGACTCGGAATAATTTACTTTAA
- a CDS encoding S41 family peptidase translates to MIKRSFLILILILGVKGLTAQNSFTDIEKIAVFAKVYGFLKYYHPSVASGKFNWDQVFIDELPKMLKNDDTESLSNYYSQWIESLGEVNPCETCNNEKELFEKNFDLSWTQNSTVFNSKVKSQLKFIEENRYQGDLHYVTTQSVGQIRVINEPEYTDFQYPSETYRLLGFIKYWNIIEYFFPYKHLTDKHWDAVLFESIDKFKTAPDQETYRNAIRELVASLDDSHAQIIFDPSKRNYLPIKLSHIENQAVITGFYNETLAEAANLKVGDVISEINGRALQQDREKFTRFYSGSNPISKAEGYYLYTILRGDVESVEMTIKRGKETVKTSVMRVNRKDLLAETKKEIIKSKVINDDIGYMDMANIKAQDVSAILDNLRNKKAIIIDIRNYPEFIYMPISRYLNSSRKAFATTYRPYLKYPGKFLPPRTISTRGTSNNYKGKVIILVNSETVSRAEFTAMAFQTADNTITVGSQTTGADGDVLGFNYLGGYLTTMSGNGIEYPDGTETQRKGVKIDVLVERTIAGVRNGKDEILEKAIAIASKEN, encoded by the coding sequence ATGATAAAGAGATCATTCTTAATCCTCATTCTAATATTAGGGGTTAAAGGTTTAACGGCGCAGAACAGTTTTACAGATATCGAAAAGATTGCCGTTTTTGCGAAAGTCTATGGCTTCTTAAAATATTATCACCCTAGTGTCGCTTCTGGGAAATTCAATTGGGATCAAGTCTTTATTGATGAATTGCCTAAAATGCTAAAAAACGATGACACAGAAAGTCTTTCTAATTACTACTCCCAGTGGATTGAAAGTCTTGGAGAAGTGAATCCGTGCGAGACATGTAACAATGAGAAAGAGCTATTTGAGAAGAATTTTGACCTTTCATGGACCCAAAACTCAACCGTTTTTAATAGTAAGGTTAAGTCTCAATTGAAATTTATTGAGGAGAACAGGTATCAAGGTGATCTGCATTATGTAACTACTCAATCTGTAGGTCAAATTAGAGTGATTAACGAACCAGAATACACTGACTTTCAATACCCTAGCGAGACATACAGGCTTTTAGGTTTTATCAAATACTGGAATATTATTGAGTACTTTTTTCCCTATAAGCACCTTACTGACAAGCACTGGGATGCTGTTCTTTTCGAATCAATTGACAAGTTTAAAACCGCGCCAGACCAAGAGACATATCGAAATGCAATTAGAGAACTAGTTGCGAGTCTTGACGATTCACATGCCCAAATCATCTTTGATCCATCAAAAAGAAACTATTTACCAATAAAACTTAGTCACATCGAAAATCAGGCCGTTATAACTGGTTTTTATAATGAAACGTTGGCTGAAGCTGCTAATCTAAAGGTCGGAGATGTTATATCAGAAATAAATGGACGAGCCCTTCAACAAGACAGGGAAAAGTTCACGAGGTTTTACAGTGGATCCAATCCGATCTCTAAAGCTGAAGGTTACTATCTCTATACCATTCTCAGAGGCGATGTCGAAAGTGTAGAAATGACCATAAAAAGAGGAAAAGAGACCGTCAAAACTTCGGTAATGAGAGTTAACAGAAAAGACTTATTGGCTGAAACGAAAAAAGAAATTATAAAGTCAAAAGTGATTAACGATGACATCGGTTACATGGATATGGCGAACATAAAGGCACAAGATGTTAGCGCGATTTTAGATAATCTAAGGAATAAAAAAGCCATTATTATCGATATCCGAAATTATCCTGAATTCATCTACATGCCGATTTCTAGGTATTTGAATTCATCAAGGAAAGCTTTTGCCACCACCTATCGTCCATACCTAAAATATCCAGGTAAATTTTTGCCTCCTCGTACTATTTCAACCAGGGGAACTTCAAATAACTACAAAGGAAAAGTCATAATTCTAGTGAATAGTGAAACTGTCAGCAGAGCTGAGTTTACGGCAATGGCATTTCAAACGGCAGATAATACTATAACCGTTGGCAGTCAAACCACTGGCGCAGATGGTGATGTTCTTGGTTTTAACTATCTAGGTGGTTACTTAACAACCATGTCGGGAAATGGTATAGAGTACCCAGACGGGACCGAAACCCAAAGAAAAGGTGTTAAAATCGACGTGCTTGTTGAAAGAACAATAGCCGGCGTAAGAAATGGCAAAGACGAAATATTAGAAAAGGCGATCGCCATAGCCTCAAAGGAGAATTAG